In the genome of Pseudorca crassidens isolate mPseCra1 chromosome 12, mPseCra1.hap1, whole genome shotgun sequence, one region contains:
- the GAL3ST1 gene encoding galactosylceramide sulfotransferase isoform X1, translating to MWLSQGEERGIQTRPEVSEMPLPQKKRWESMAKGLVLGALFTSFLLLLYSYAVPPLHTGLASTTPEGAAPCSPALSEPEALTPANGSVGGCQPRRDIVFMKTHKTASSTLLNILFRFGQKHGLKFAFPNGRNDFDYPAFFARSLVQDYRPGACFNIICNHMRFHYDEVRGLVPPNATFITVLRDPARLFESSFHYFGSVVPFTWKLSGRDKLAKFLQDPDRYYDPHGYNAHYLHNLLFFDLGYDSDLDPGSPQVQEHILEVERRFHLVLLQEYFDESLVLLKDLLCWELEDVLYFKLNARRASAVPRLSGELYRRATAWNVLDARLYRHFNASFWRKVEAFGRERMAREVAALRRANERMRRICIDGGHAVDATAIQDSAMQPWQPLGTKSILGYNLKKSIGQRHAQLCRRMLTPEIQYLMDLGVNLWVTKLWKLIRDFLQW from the exons ATGTGGCTCAgtcagggagaggaaaggggcaTCCAGACACGGCCGGAG GTGTCTGAGATGCCGCTGCCACAGAAGAAGCGCTGGGAGTCCATGGCCAAGGGGCTGGTGCTGGGAGCACTCTTCACCAGCTTCCTGCTACTGCTGTACTCCTACGCCGTCCCCCCGCTGCACACTGGCCTGGCCTCCAC GACCCCCGAGGGCGCAGCACCCTGCTCCCCggccctgagtgagccagaggcacTGACCCCGGCCAACGGCTCGGTGGGAGGCTGCCAGCCGAGGCGCGACATCGTGTTCATGAAGACGCACAAGACGGCCAGCAGCACGCTGCTCAACATCCTGTTCCGCTTCGGCCAGAAGCACGGGCTCAAGTTCGCCTTCCCCAACGGCCGGAACGACTTCGACTACCCGGCCTTTTTCGCACGCAGCCTGGTGCAGGACTACCGGCCCGGGGCCTGCTTCAACATCATCTGCAACCACATGCGCTTCCACTACGACGAGGTCCGGGGCCTGGTGCCGCCCAACGCCACCTTCATCACTGTGCTCCGTGACCCCGCCCGCCTCTTCGAGTCCTCCTTCCACTACTTTGGCTCCGTGGTGCCCTTCACGTGGAAACTCTCGGGCCGCGACAAGCTGGCCAAGTTCCTGCAGGACCCAGACCGCTACTACGACCCCCACGGCTACAACGCCCACTACCTCCACAACCTGCTCTTCTTCGACCTGGGCTACGACAGCGACCTGGACCCCGGCAGCCCGCAGGTACAGGAGCACATCCTGGAGGTGGAGCGCCGCTTCCACCTCGTGCTCCTGCAGGAGTATTTCGACGAGTCGCTAGTGCTGCTCAAGGACCTGCTGTGCTGGGAGCTGGAGGACGTGCTCTACTTCAAGCTCAATGCCCGCCGCGCCTCGGCAGTGCCGCGCCTCTCCGGCGAGCTGTACCGGCGCGCCACAGCCTGGAACGTGCTGGACGCCCGCCTCTACCGCCACTTCAACGCCAGCTTCTGGCGCAAGGTGGAGGCCTTTGGGCGTGAGCGCATGGCCCGCGAGGTGGCCGCCCTGAGGCGTGCCAACGAGCGCATGCGCCGCATCTGCATAGACGGCGGCCACGCGGTGGACGCAACCGCCATCCAGGACTCGGCCATGCAGCCCTGGCAGCCGCTGGGCACCAAATCCATCCTGGGCTACAACCTCAAGAAGAGCATTGGGCAGCGGCACGCGCAGCTCTGTCGGCGCATGCTCACACCCGAGATCCAGTACCTGATGGACCTGGGCGTCAACCTGTGGGTCACCAAGCTCTGGAAGCTCATCCGGGACTTCCTGCAGTGGTGA
- the GAL3ST1 gene encoding galactosylceramide sulfotransferase isoform X2, which produces MPLPQKKRWESMAKGLVLGALFTSFLLLLYSYAVPPLHTGLASTTPEGAAPCSPALSEPEALTPANGSVGGCQPRRDIVFMKTHKTASSTLLNILFRFGQKHGLKFAFPNGRNDFDYPAFFARSLVQDYRPGACFNIICNHMRFHYDEVRGLVPPNATFITVLRDPARLFESSFHYFGSVVPFTWKLSGRDKLAKFLQDPDRYYDPHGYNAHYLHNLLFFDLGYDSDLDPGSPQVQEHILEVERRFHLVLLQEYFDESLVLLKDLLCWELEDVLYFKLNARRASAVPRLSGELYRRATAWNVLDARLYRHFNASFWRKVEAFGRERMAREVAALRRANERMRRICIDGGHAVDATAIQDSAMQPWQPLGTKSILGYNLKKSIGQRHAQLCRRMLTPEIQYLMDLGVNLWVTKLWKLIRDFLQW; this is translated from the exons ATGCCGCTGCCACAGAAGAAGCGCTGGGAGTCCATGGCCAAGGGGCTGGTGCTGGGAGCACTCTTCACCAGCTTCCTGCTACTGCTGTACTCCTACGCCGTCCCCCCGCTGCACACTGGCCTGGCCTCCAC GACCCCCGAGGGCGCAGCACCCTGCTCCCCggccctgagtgagccagaggcacTGACCCCGGCCAACGGCTCGGTGGGAGGCTGCCAGCCGAGGCGCGACATCGTGTTCATGAAGACGCACAAGACGGCCAGCAGCACGCTGCTCAACATCCTGTTCCGCTTCGGCCAGAAGCACGGGCTCAAGTTCGCCTTCCCCAACGGCCGGAACGACTTCGACTACCCGGCCTTTTTCGCACGCAGCCTGGTGCAGGACTACCGGCCCGGGGCCTGCTTCAACATCATCTGCAACCACATGCGCTTCCACTACGACGAGGTCCGGGGCCTGGTGCCGCCCAACGCCACCTTCATCACTGTGCTCCGTGACCCCGCCCGCCTCTTCGAGTCCTCCTTCCACTACTTTGGCTCCGTGGTGCCCTTCACGTGGAAACTCTCGGGCCGCGACAAGCTGGCCAAGTTCCTGCAGGACCCAGACCGCTACTACGACCCCCACGGCTACAACGCCCACTACCTCCACAACCTGCTCTTCTTCGACCTGGGCTACGACAGCGACCTGGACCCCGGCAGCCCGCAGGTACAGGAGCACATCCTGGAGGTGGAGCGCCGCTTCCACCTCGTGCTCCTGCAGGAGTATTTCGACGAGTCGCTAGTGCTGCTCAAGGACCTGCTGTGCTGGGAGCTGGAGGACGTGCTCTACTTCAAGCTCAATGCCCGCCGCGCCTCGGCAGTGCCGCGCCTCTCCGGCGAGCTGTACCGGCGCGCCACAGCCTGGAACGTGCTGGACGCCCGCCTCTACCGCCACTTCAACGCCAGCTTCTGGCGCAAGGTGGAGGCCTTTGGGCGTGAGCGCATGGCCCGCGAGGTGGCCGCCCTGAGGCGTGCCAACGAGCGCATGCGCCGCATCTGCATAGACGGCGGCCACGCGGTGGACGCAACCGCCATCCAGGACTCGGCCATGCAGCCCTGGCAGCCGCTGGGCACCAAATCCATCCTGGGCTACAACCTCAAGAAGAGCATTGGGCAGCGGCACGCGCAGCTCTGTCGGCGCATGCTCACACCCGAGATCCAGTACCTGATGGACCTGGGCGTCAACCTGTGGGTCACCAAGCTCTGGAAGCTCATCCGGGACTTCCTGCAGTGGTGA
- the LOC137204156 gene encoding LOW QUALITY PROTEIN: putative SEC14-like protein 6 (The sequence of the model RefSeq protein was modified relative to this genomic sequence to represent the inferred CDS: inserted 2 bases in 1 codon), giving the protein MLRKQVKFRKQQDLHNILAWQPPEVVRLYNANGTCGHNNEGSPMLYHIIRGLDLKGLLLSISRQELLRAKSQSCGLSLRECASSGARLGKKVEKIIAVFDFEGLSQRHLWKPGVEFAQEFLTALEANYPEILRNIIVVRASKLFPVAFNLIKPYITEEMHRKVVIPGDDWKQELPKFTSPDQLPVEFGGTMTDTDGNPKCLTKINYGGEVPRSYYLRNQVRVRYKHQVTVGXLQVENEILFPGCVLRWQFASDEVDIGFGVFLKTKMGEWQRAGEMMEVLPSQRYNTHLVPEDGSLTCLQAGVNVLRFDNTYSLMHARKVSYTVEVLLPDKASEEKIQSLEATRQSPLQ; this is encoded by the exons ATGCTGCGGAAG CAGGTGAAGTTCCGGAAGCAACAGGATCTGCACAACATCCTTGCATGGCAGCCTCCAGAG GTTGTCAGGCTATACAACGCCAACGGCACCTGTGGCCACAACAACGAGGGCAGCCCCATGTTGTACCACATCATCAGAGGCCTGGACCTCAAGGGCCTCCTCCTCTCCATCTCCAGACAAGAGCTGCTCAGGGCCAAGTCCCAGAGCTGTGGGCTGTCCCTGAGGGAGTGTGCGAGCAGCGGAGCAAGG CTGGGGAAGAAAGTGGAGAAAATCATAGCTGTTTTCGATTTCGAGGGGCTGAGCCAGAGGCATCTGTGGAAGCCAGGAGTGGAGTTTGCCCAGGAG TTTCTCACAGCACTCGAGGCAAATTACCCTGAGATTTTGAGGAATATAATTGTTGTGAGAG CTTCCAAGCTGTTCCCAGTGGCCTTCAACCTGATCAAGCCGTACATAACTGAGGAGATGCACAGGAAGGTGGTGATTCCTGGAGATGA CTGGAAGCAAGAGCTGCCTAAGTTCACCAGCCCCGACCAGCTGCCTGTGGAGTTTGGGGGGACCATGACTGACACCGATGGCAACCCCAAGTGCCTGACCAAG ATCAACTACGGGGGCGAGGTGCCCAGGAGCTACTACCTGCGCAACCAGGTGAGGGTGCGGTACAAGCACCAGGTGACCGTGGG CCTGCAGGTGGAGAACGAGATCCTGTTCCCAGGCTGTGTGCTCAG GTGGCAGTTCGCATCGGACGAGGTGGACATCGGCTTCGGGGTTTTCCTGAAGACCAAGATGGGGGAGTGGCAGCGGGCCGGGGAGATGATGGAGGTTCTGCCCAGCCAGCGCTACAACACCCACCTGGTGCCCGAGGACGGGAGCCTCACCTGCCTCCAGGCCGGCGTCA ACGTCCTGCGCTTTGACAACACCTACAGCCTGATGCATGCCAGGAAGGTCAGCTACACTGTGGAGGTGCTGCTCCCCGACAAGGCCTCCGAGGAGAAGATTCAGAGTCTCGAGGCAACAAGACAGTccccactgcaatga